One genomic segment of Microtus ochrogaster isolate Prairie Vole_2 unplaced genomic scaffold, MicOch1.0 UNK532, whole genome shotgun sequence includes these proteins:
- the LOC101999602 gene encoding leukocyte immunoglobulin-like receptor subfamily B member 4 → MTLMLRMLLCIGTLPKPIIWAEPHSVIVIYTPVTIWCQGSWEAVEYFLYKEGSLDPWDRQLPLEHENKAKFHIKYMSNGFAGIYKCYYKSPAGSSEHSDTLDLVLTGVYDKPSLSVWLSPAVTSGESITMQCSSSLEFDRFILIQEGKHNFSWTLNSQQHAKMSFQAHFVMGSVTANHNGTFRCYGYFKTVPHEWSTSSNPLDILISEPPSSQNQHHIVENLIRMFMAALVLVTLVILLLEAWYSKKMEKDSIKG, encoded by the exons ATGACCCTGATGCTCAGAATGCTGTTGTGTATTG GAACTCTCCCAAAGCCCATAATCTGGGCAGAGCCACATTCTGTGATTGTCATATACACACCTGTGACTATTTGGTGCCAGGGTTCCTGGGAGGCTGTGGAGTACTTTCTATATAAAGAGGGAAGCCTAGATCCTTGGGACAGACAGCTCCCTCTGGAACATGAGAACAAGGCTAAGTTCCACATTAAATACATGTCAAATGGCTTTGCAGGAATATACAAGTGTTACTATAAGAGTCCTGCTGGCTCATCAGAGCACAGTGACACACTGGACCTGGTACTAACTG GAGTCTATGATAAACCAAGCCTATCTGTGTGGCTCAGCCCTGCTGTGACTTCAGGAGAGTCAATAACCATGCAGTGTAGCTCATCACTGGAATTTGACAGATTCATTCTGATCCAGGAAGGAAAACATAACTTCTCGTGGACACTGAACTCACAACAACATGCCAAGATGTCATTCCAGGCTCATTTTGTTATGGGCTCTGTGACTGCCAACCACAATGGAACATTCAGATGTTATGGCTATTTTAAAACTGTTCCCCATGAGTGGTCAACATCAAGTAATCCCCTTGACATCCTTATTTCAG AACCTCCATCCTCACAGAACCAACATCACATAGTTGAAAATCTCATCCGGATGTTCATGGCTGCCTTGGTTCTAGTGACTCTAGTGATTCTGCTGTTAGAGGCTTGGTAcagcaagaaaatggaaaaagactcAATTAAgggataa